A genomic segment from Glycine max cultivar Williams 82 chromosome 1, Glycine_max_v4.0, whole genome shotgun sequence encodes:
- the LOC102666462 gene encoding uncharacterized protein: protein MCKPTGYFSRSKLYGHTKSRIPGLQPRELIRIPLRGSRIQSRTTGIQSRKKLHARFRVEESGKPVQGAKESTIIPTAIPASQPGPIKQEKPTNIEELLLQFIQETRFHQKSTDAAIRNLEVQMGQLKKAQEEGKVEEEDWSEEDRTETPEERIEEEEKVASPPTTKSQEAREARKEEPPALSQDLPHPVIPTKKNKECYFKRFLEIFKGLEITMPFGEALQQMPLYSKFMKDILTKKGKYIDNENIVVGGNCSAIIQRKLPKKFKDHGSVTIPCTIGKETVNKALIDLGASINLMPLSMCKRIENLKIDPTKMTLQLADRSITRPYGVVEDVLVKVRHFTFPVDFVIMDIEEDTYIPLILGRPFMLTANCVVDMGNGNLELSIDNQKITFDQFKAMKYPHEGWKCFRV from the exons ATGTGTAAGCCAACAGGATACTTCTCGAGAAGCAAACTATATGGGCATACCAAATCGCGGATTCCAGGGTTACAACCAAGGGAACTTATCCGGATTCCACTAAGGGGGAGCAGGATTCAATCACGGACCACCGGGATTCAATCAAGGAAGAAACTTCACGCAAGGTTCAGGGTGGAGGAATCAGGGAAACCAGTACAAGGAGCAAAGGAATCAACAATCATACCAACCGCCATACCAGCATCCCAGCCAGGCCCCATTAAGCAAGAAAAGCCCACCAATATAGAAGAACTGTTGCTGCAATTCATCCAGGAAACACGATTCCATCAAAAGAGCACGGATGCAGCTATTCGAAATCTGGAAGTTCAAATGGGCCAATTG AAGAAAGCACAGGAGGAAGGtaaggttgaagaagaagacTGGTCAGAGGAAGACAGGACAGAGACACCAGAAGAAAGGATAGAAGAAGAGGAGAAAGTGGCATCACCACCTACAACCAAGAGTCAGGAAGCGCGGGAAGCCAGGAAAGAAGAACCACCAGCCCTATCACAAGATCTCCCACATCCTGTGATACCCACCAAGAAGAACAAGGAATGTTATTTCAAGCGTTTCTTGGAAATATTCAAAGGGCTGGAGATCACTATGCCATTCGGGGAAGCCTTACAGCAGATGCCCTTATACTCCAAATTTATGAAGGACATCCTCACCAAGAAGGGGAAGTACATTGACAATGAGAACATTGTGGTAGGGGGTAACTGTAGCGCTATAATACAAAGGAAGCTACCCAAGAAGTTTAAGGACCACGGAAGTGTTACCATCCCGTGCACCATAGGGAAGGAGACGGTGAACAAGGCCCTCATTGACTTAGGAGCAAGTATCAATCTGATGCCCTTGTCAATGTGTAAAAGAATTGAGAATCTGAAGATAGATCCTACCAAGATGACGCTTCAGCTAGCAGACCGCTCGATTACAAGGCCGTACGGGGTGGTAGAAGATGTCCTAGTCAAGGTACGCCACTTTACTTTTCCGGTGGACTTTGTCATAATGGATATCGAAGAAGACACATACATTCCCCTCATCTTAGGCAGACCATTCATGCTGACTGCCAACTGTGTGGTGGATATGGGGAATGGGAACTTGGAGTTGAGTATTGACAATCAGAAGATCACCTTCGACCAATTCAAAGCAATGAAGTATCCACATGAAGGTTGGAAGTGTTTCAGAGTATAA